A single region of the Gemmatimonadales bacterium genome encodes:
- the speA gene encoding biosynthetic arginine decarboxylase codes for MAACSRSRSATIATIVSPPAWTTRDAEKLYNMSGWGLGYFRINELGHVTVHPDGNPKRGLDLYQLALDLNAQGVGLPLLLRFSDILRSRIQALATQFESAIKEFGYTGSYTSVYPIKVNQQRHVVQEIVEFGTAHGVGLECGSKPELMAVLGLNESAHHLIVCNGYKDEEFMRLALMGQKLGHTVMIVLEQLNELDVLLRVADEMNVRPTVGVRIKLASEGSGRWAKSGGEESKFGLNAVELVKVLDHLTRTGRQDLLRLVHFHLGSQIPDIRFIKAGLEEIGRYYSELRNLGFDHLDHVDVGGGLGVDYDGSRSTRPASVNYSIREYANDVVYTLGGVCRAEELPMPNLISESGRALTAHHSLLLVNVIDVESLADPVPPVLRPDPQQLLVEMAENLESVSPDRVQEVFHDVVFAKERAQEYFASGVFSLRDKADAEQFYFCTLRAISAAVADDKAAYPEIAAHIDAVLVDRYFCNFSVFQSLPDNWAIDQIFPIMPIHRLDQPPTRRGTLQDITCDSDGVIDRFAGGRKGKPSLDLHPVTDAPYILGIFLTGAYQEILGDLHNLFGDTNAVHVRLTDRGYEVTDLVHGDTVTEVLNYVQYHASNLLATFRRKVNGAKDLSRQEANSFIADYVAGLEGYTYLEGDIPKEIDAASAADG; via the coding sequence TTGGCCGCCTGTTCTCGAAGCCGGAGCGCCACCATCGCTACGATCGTCAGTCCGCCCGCCTGGACCACTCGGGACGCCGAAAAGCTCTACAACATGAGCGGCTGGGGCCTTGGCTACTTCCGCATCAACGAGCTGGGCCACGTCACCGTCCATCCCGACGGCAATCCGAAGCGCGGGCTCGATCTCTATCAGCTCGCCCTCGATCTCAACGCGCAGGGCGTCGGACTGCCGCTCCTGCTTCGGTTCTCCGACATCCTCCGCTCCCGCATCCAGGCGCTCGCCACCCAATTCGAGAGCGCCATCAAGGAGTTCGGCTACACCGGGAGCTACACCTCAGTCTACCCGATCAAAGTCAACCAGCAGCGCCACGTGGTGCAGGAGATCGTCGAGTTCGGCACGGCGCACGGGGTCGGGCTCGAGTGCGGCAGCAAGCCTGAGCTCATGGCCGTGCTCGGACTCAACGAGAGCGCGCACCACCTGATCGTCTGCAACGGATACAAGGACGAGGAGTTCATGCGCCTCGCCCTCATGGGCCAGAAGCTGGGCCACACCGTGATGATCGTGCTGGAGCAGTTGAACGAGCTGGACGTCCTGCTGCGCGTGGCGGACGAAATGAACGTGCGGCCGACGGTGGGTGTGCGGATCAAGCTCGCGAGCGAGGGGTCGGGGCGCTGGGCCAAGAGTGGCGGCGAGGAGTCCAAGTTCGGGCTCAACGCGGTGGAGCTGGTGAAGGTCCTCGACCATCTCACCCGCACCGGCCGTCAGGATCTGCTTCGGCTGGTGCACTTCCATCTCGGCAGCCAGATCCCGGACATCCGCTTTATCAAGGCGGGCCTCGAGGAGATCGGCCGCTACTACAGCGAGCTCCGCAACCTGGGCTTCGACCACCTCGACCACGTCGACGTGGGCGGCGGCCTGGGCGTGGACTACGACGGCTCCCGAAGCACGCGGCCGGCCAGCGTCAACTACTCGATCCGTGAGTACGCCAATGACGTGGTCTACACCCTCGGTGGCGTCTGCCGCGCCGAGGAGTTGCCGATGCCGAACCTCATCTCGGAATCCGGCAGGGCGCTCACCGCGCACCACTCGCTTCTGCTGGTGAACGTGATCGACGTAGAGTCGCTGGCCGACCCGGTGCCGCCCGTGCTCCGCCCGGACCCGCAGCAGTTGCTGGTGGAGATGGCGGAAAACCTCGAGTCCGTGTCGCCGGACCGGGTGCAGGAGGTCTTCCACGACGTAGTCTTCGCAAAGGAGCGCGCCCAGGAATACTTCGCGAGCGGTGTGTTCTCGCTCCGCGACAAGGCCGACGCCGAGCAGTTCTATTTCTGTACGCTCAGGGCCATCAGTGCCGCCGTCGCCGACGACAAGGCGGCATACCCCGAGATCGCGGCGCATATCGATGCGGTGCTGGTGGATCGGTATTTTTGCAATTTTTCGGTGTTCCAGTCGCTTCCCGACAACTGGGCCATCGACCAGATCTTTCCGATCATGCCCATCCATCGGCTCGACCAGCCGCCCACCCGGCGCGGGACGCTGCAGGACATCACCTGCGACTCCGACGGCGTGATCGACCGCTTCGCCGGCGGCCGGAAGGGAAAGCCCTCGCTCGACCTTCACCCGGTCACGGACGCCCCCTACATCCTCGGCATCTTTCTCACCGGAGCGTATCAGGAAATTCTCGGGGACCTGCACAACCTGTTCGGCGACACCAACGCGGTGCACGTGCGGCTCACCGACCGCGGCTACGAGGTTACCGACCTCGTGCATGGCGACACAGTGACCGAAGTGCTCAACTACGTGCAGTATCATGCCTCGAATCTGCTTGCCACGTTTCGGCGCAAGGTGAACGGAGCCAAGGATCTCTCGCGCCAGGAGGCGAACAGTTTCATCGCCGACTACGTGGCGGGGCTCGAGGGATACACCTACCTCGAGGGCGACATCCCCAAGGAAATCGACGCGGCATCCGCCGCCGACGGCTGA
- a CDS encoding site-2 protease family protein: MKWSYRLGQVAGTEVKIHVTFFLLLIWLAWEAYAVGGTPAAIDRTVFTIALFACVVFHEFGHIFMAKRFGVRTPDVILLPIGGVARLERIPDEPEQEFAIAIAGPLVTLAIAVVLYLWLLLTGVAPRLGQPELDTGGFAVRLMWLNLFLLGFNLIPAFPMDGGRVLRSLLATRMGLPRATRVAGAVGQLLAVGMGIVGFFGGGPILLLIAVFVFLGAGAEASAVETRMAGAGLNVSQVMVTQFRTIPIHATLADAVDMLLAGEQREFPVVDNLGRTEGILTRDNLIRGLRERGPHAIVGDVMTAPAPAVSPGLGFGEALERLKASGLPALPVVDAAGALVGLLTMDNISELLLVRRAAATR; encoded by the coding sequence ATGAAATGGTCCTATCGGCTGGGGCAGGTGGCGGGGACGGAGGTGAAGATCCACGTCACGTTCTTCCTGCTGCTCATCTGGCTCGCATGGGAGGCGTACGCGGTCGGCGGGACGCCGGCGGCCATCGATCGCACGGTGTTCACGATCGCGCTGTTCGCGTGCGTCGTGTTCCACGAGTTCGGGCACATTTTCATGGCGAAGCGCTTCGGCGTGCGCACGCCCGATGTGATCTTGCTGCCCATCGGCGGCGTCGCCCGGCTCGAGCGCATTCCGGACGAGCCGGAGCAGGAGTTCGCCATCGCGATTGCGGGCCCGCTCGTGACGCTCGCGATCGCCGTGGTGCTGTACCTCTGGCTGCTGCTCACCGGCGTCGCGCCCCGGCTCGGCCAACCGGAGCTCGACACGGGCGGGTTTGCGGTGCGGCTCATGTGGCTCAACCTGTTCCTGCTTGGCTTCAACCTGATTCCCGCGTTTCCGATGGACGGCGGCCGGGTGCTGCGCTCACTGCTCGCGACCCGGATGGGACTGCCGCGGGCGACGCGCGTGGCGGGCGCAGTGGGGCAACTGCTCGCCGTGGGCATGGGTATCGTGGGATTCTTCGGCGGCGGGCCGATTCTGCTCCTCATCGCCGTATTCGTCTTCCTCGGCGCCGGTGCGGAAGCGAGCGCGGTTGAGACCCGCATGGCCGGCGCGGGGCTCAACGTGTCGCAGGTGATGGTCACCCAGTTCCGCACGATCCCCATCCACGCCACGCTGGCTGACGCGGTCGACATGCTCCTCGCCGGCGAGCAACGCGAGTTCCCGGTAGTTGACAATCTCGGCCGGACCGAGGGAATTCTCACCCGCGACAACCTCATTCGGGGACTGCGCGAGCGCGGCCCGCATGCGATCGTGGGCGACGTGATGACCGCCCCGGCGCCGGCGGTTTCGCCCGGGCTGGGCTTCGGCGAAGCGTTGGAACGGCTCAAGGCGAGCGGCTTGCCTGCGCTGCCGGTAGTGGATGCGGCGGGCGCACTCGTGGGGCTCCTCACAATGGACAACATCTCGGAACTGCTCCTGGTGCGGCGCGCCGCGGCGACGCGGTGA
- the queC gene encoding 7-cyano-7-deazaguanine synthase QueC, whose amino-acid sequence MSESRAIALLSGGMDSATTAALAQREGFAVYALSFRYGQRHAAELAAARRVAERLGVARHVVMDIDLRAFGGSALTADIAVPKDRPMDEPGGIPITYVPARNTIFLAFALAWAETIDSSDIFIGVNALDYSGYPDCRPEYIAAFETLANLATRAGTELGRRVTVHAPLVALTKCQIIERGRALGVDFGLTLSCYDPWPDGIACGRCDACALRLKGFREAGLTDPVAYARASTSSAGRR is encoded by the coding sequence ATGTCAGAGTCACGAGCCATTGCGCTGTTGAGCGGAGGAATGGATTCCGCCACGACCGCCGCCCTCGCGCAACGCGAGGGATTCGCGGTGTACGCCCTGAGTTTTCGCTATGGGCAGCGGCACGCGGCGGAGCTCGCCGCCGCGCGCCGTGTGGCCGAGCGGCTCGGCGTGGCGCGCCACGTGGTGATGGACATCGACCTGCGGGCCTTCGGAGGGTCCGCGCTCACCGCCGACATCGCCGTTCCGAAGGACCGGCCGATGGACGAGCCGGGCGGCATTCCGATTACCTACGTGCCGGCGCGGAACACGATCTTCCTCGCGTTCGCACTGGCCTGGGCGGAGACCATCGATTCGAGCGACATCTTCATCGGCGTGAACGCGCTTGACTACAGCGGGTACCCCGATTGCCGTCCCGAGTACATCGCGGCGTTCGAAACGCTCGCGAACCTCGCCACCAGAGCGGGGACGGAGCTCGGGCGCCGCGTGACCGTACACGCGCCGCTCGTCGCGCTCACCAAATGTCAGATCATCGAGCGAGGGCGCGCGCTCGGCGTTGACTTCGGCCTCACGCTGAGCTGCTACGATCCATGGCCCGACGGCATCGCCTGCGGGCGGTGTGACGCGTGCGCGCTCCGGCTCAAGGGATTCCGCGAGGCGGGGCTCACCGATCCGGTGGCCTACGCACGTGCGAGCACGAGCAGTGCGGGGCGGCGATGA
- a CDS encoding TIGR01777 family oxidoreductase, protein MAGGFPVVERTTRLPYPADVVYAWHTRPGAFERLTPPWERVEVVERTGGIEDGARAVLRVRAGPVPVRWAARHEGVVPGRQFVDSQTEGPFSHWLHSHRIVPDGESASFLTDRIEYAAPYGIAGAAADLWWVRPRLERMLAYRHAVLRDDLASHARAALAPLRVAISGASGLIGRSLSAFLSAGGHRVTRLVRRAPGPGEIGWDPAAGRLDGALLEGVDAVVHLSGANVGEGRWTAARRRRIRESRTRGTALLARALAGLARPPAVLVSVSGVGIYGNRGDETLPDGSAPGAADLDTPAGFLVEVCEAWEAATEPARAAGIRVAIPRLGVVLSPAGGALARLLPVFRLGLGGPIGSGRQWLSWLSIDDAVGIIHHAIATPGLAGAFNAGAPVPVTNADFVRTLGRVLHRPALLPVPARALRLAIGKMADATLLASARALPTRLEASGYHFRHAELEAALRFLLGRQAA, encoded by the coding sequence ATGGCAGGCGGCTTTCCCGTGGTCGAGCGGACCACGCGCCTTCCCTACCCGGCCGACGTGGTCTACGCCTGGCACACGCGACCCGGTGCGTTCGAGCGGCTCACGCCGCCGTGGGAGCGGGTCGAGGTCGTCGAGCGTACCGGCGGAATCGAAGACGGCGCGCGGGCCGTGCTCCGGGTTCGCGCGGGGCCCGTCCCCGTGCGCTGGGCTGCGCGGCACGAGGGGGTGGTGCCCGGCCGGCAATTCGTCGATTCGCAAACCGAAGGGCCTTTCTCCCACTGGCTGCATAGCCACCGGATCGTACCCGATGGCGAGAGCGCATCCTTTCTCACCGATCGGATCGAATACGCCGCGCCGTACGGGATCGCCGGTGCGGCGGCCGACCTCTGGTGGGTGCGCCCCCGGCTGGAGCGGATGCTGGCGTACCGTCACGCGGTGCTGCGCGACGACCTCGCATCCCACGCGCGCGCGGCGCTCGCGCCGCTTCGGGTCGCGATCAGCGGCGCGAGCGGGCTCATCGGACGATCGCTCTCGGCGTTCCTCTCGGCAGGCGGGCATCGGGTGACGCGGCTCGTGCGCCGCGCGCCCGGCCCGGGTGAGATCGGCTGGGATCCCGCGGCTGGACGGCTCGACGGCGCGTTGCTCGAGGGCGTCGACGCCGTGGTGCATCTCTCCGGGGCCAACGTCGGCGAGGGGCGCTGGACGGCTGCGCGGCGGCGGCGGATCCGGGAGAGCCGCACGCGCGGCACGGCGCTGCTGGCGAGGGCGCTCGCGGGGCTTGCGCGGCCGCCGGCCGTGCTCGTGTCGGTGTCCGGCGTCGGCATCTACGGAAACCGGGGCGATGAAACACTGCCCGACGGAAGCGCACCGGGCGCGGCGGACCTCGACACCCCTGCCGGATTCCTGGTCGAAGTATGCGAGGCGTGGGAGGCGGCGACTGAACCGGCGCGCGCCGCCGGCATCCGGGTCGCGATTCCGAGGCTCGGCGTGGTGCTGAGCCCGGCAGGGGGCGCACTCGCCCGCCTGCTGCCGGTCTTCCGGCTCGGGCTCGGCGGTCCGATCGGCAGCGGCCGCCAGTGGCTGAGCTGGCTTTCGATCGACGACGCGGTCGGCATCATCCACCATGCCATCGCGACGCCCGGCCTTGCGGGCGCGTTCAACGCCGGCGCGCCGGTGCCGGTCACGAACGCCGATTTCGTCCGCACGCTGGGCAGGGTCTTGCACCGGCCCGCGCTTCTGCCGGTGCCCGCTCGTGCGCTCAGGCTCGCCATCGGCAAGATGGCGGACGCCACGCTGCTCGCGAGCGCGCGGGCGCTCCCCACCCGCCTGGAAGCCAGCGGCTATCATTTCCGCCACGCCGAGCTGGAAGCGGCGCTGCGCTTCCTGCTCGGGAGGCAGGCGGCGTAG
- the queE gene encoding 7-carboxy-7-deazaguanine synthase has product MTYAVKEIYYTLQGEGAHTGRPAVFCRFAGCNLWTGREADRAGAVCTFCDTDFIGTDGPGGGKFVTADAAADAVAAAWPRSAPKAAAADRSSRFVVCTGGEPLLQLDPPLVDALHARGFTIALETNGTIAPPAGIDWICVSPKAGAELLLRAPDELKLVYPQPGAEPERYADLDARHFFLQPMDGPAREVNTRAAVEYCLAHPRWRLSLQAHKLLGIP; this is encoded by the coding sequence ATGACCTACGCAGTCAAGGAGATCTATTACACGCTGCAGGGTGAGGGCGCGCACACCGGCCGTCCCGCGGTATTCTGCCGCTTTGCGGGCTGTAACCTCTGGACGGGACGCGAGGCGGACCGGGCCGGGGCCGTCTGCACGTTCTGCGACACCGATTTCATCGGCACCGACGGACCCGGAGGGGGGAAGTTCGTGACGGCGGATGCCGCGGCCGACGCGGTCGCCGCCGCATGGCCGCGCTCGGCGCCGAAGGCGGCTGCGGCGGACCGGTCGAGCCGATTCGTCGTGTGCACCGGCGGCGAGCCGCTCCTGCAGCTCGATCCGCCGCTCGTCGACGCGCTGCACGCGCGCGGCTTTACCATTGCGCTCGAGACCAACGGGACGATCGCGCCGCCGGCCGGCATCGATTGGATATGCGTCAGTCCCAAGGCTGGCGCCGAGCTTCTCCTCCGTGCGCCCGATGAGCTCAAACTGGTATACCCGCAACCCGGTGCCGAGCCCGAGCGATACGCAGACCTCGACGCCCGCCATTTCTTTCTGCAGCCGATGGACGGCCCTGCGCGCGAAGTGAACACACGCGCCGCGGTGGAGTACTGCCTGGCGCATCCGCGCTGGCGGCTGAGCCTGCAGGCGCATAAGCTTTTGGGAATTCCGTAA